A window from Drosophila kikkawai strain 14028-0561.14 chromosome 2L, DkikHiC1v2, whole genome shotgun sequence encodes these proteins:
- the Kua gene encoding plasmanylethanolamine desaturase 1, producing the protein MMMTKSDRDILANSMYEDDPNGNSAPATTKDQESSRPEALKATTEVSPRWGPQNKGAQELASLYSPGKRAQELICVYTCIGLMIINLALIVRHMRLERISVAFISALCGIITADFASGMVHWAADTWGSVDLPLIGKNFLRPFREHHLDPTSITRHDFIETNGDNFMVGIPILGYLAHYFYIRSPSEIQQHFGWISYVFLCSIFVVMTNQIHKWSHTYWGLPRWVLLLQSCHIILPRKHHRIHHVAPHETYFCITTGWLNWPLERIRFWSTFEHIIEHCTGLKPRDDDMKWAKKLT; encoded by the exons atgatgatgaccaaAAGCGATAGGGATATTCTGGCTAACTCCATGTATGAGGATGACCCCAATGGGAACTCAGCGCCCGCCACCACCAAAGACCAGGAATCGTCTCGGCCTGAGGCACTTAAGGCAACCACCGAAGTTTCTCCACGCTGGGGACCACAGAATAAGGGTGCCCAAGAATTGGCCTCGTTGTACAGTCCAG GAAAACGAGCCCAGGAACTCATTTGCGTGTACACCTGTATCGGCCTAATGATTATAAACTTGGCTTTGATTGTGAGGCATATGCGCTTGGAGCGAATAAGTGTGGCCTTTATATCAGCCTTGTGTGGGATTATAACAGCTGACTTTGCCTCCGGAATGGTTCACTGGGCAGCCGATACATGGGGTTCGGTGGACTTACCCCTCATTGGAAAG AATTTTCTGCGGCCATTTCGAGAGCATCATTTGGATCCTACATCGATAACGCGTCATGATTTTATTGAAACGAATGGGGACAACTTTATGGTTGGCATACCCATCCTTGGCTATCTGGCGCATTATTTCTACATCAGGTCGCCTAGCGAGATACAGCAGCATTTCGGATGGATATCCTATGTATTCCTATGCTCCATATTCGTGGTGATGACCAATCAG atTCACAAATGGTCGCACACTTACTGGGGCCTACCTAGGTGGGTGCTGTTATTGCAGAGCTGTCACATCATCCTGCCCCGGAAACATCATCGCATCCATCATGTGGCGCCGCATGAGACGTACTTTTGCATCACTACCGGATGGCTTAACTGGCCACTTGAACGCATAAG